One Raphanus sativus cultivar WK10039 unplaced genomic scaffold, ASM80110v3 Scaffold3103, whole genome shotgun sequence genomic window, ACCAAATTTAGAGTAAACGGGAAATTAAAAGTAATGGTGGGGATTTCGAAATCTATGTTTTTCAACGACATTATTGTTTCTTAGAAATTAATTGCTGTTACaccattaataataataatatatagatactATAGCGATATAAACACATACAAGAGTGTGTAATACACTCAAAGGAACATCAACCTCGGTGACTTCCACCCGTCAAGCTTTTCGGCTATATATCCATCTTATATGATTATCTTCCATATACAATATATAGTTCTTGTATATCAGGTCTTATAATACCAACCAGctatgttatattatatagagctctttataatttatataatacatatagcATAAACGTTGAAACTTATCGTTTAAGAGCATCGTTCGGTATGTACAAGGCGAAATAAACGGTTAAACCTAAtgttttctaagaaaaaatccaaaaaacctTCACTATCAAACTTTTGTTATTATTGCAAAATAGTAAGCGCTCCTCCATTGTTGGTGGTCCCGTGAAAATACATCATAACCATCATCAGAAACATATAATAGCTATACCCTTAAGCTTAAAGatctaaaattttagatattatcTATTTACATGTGAATACATATAgtatgtgtgtgtatatttatagatattttaatatattatcatGTGTCCGTGTGTAACATCACTATCATTAGCCAACACAGCTTTTGGAATTCCATTGGACCCAAGAGTCATTCCATCCAtttcttataattaaatataagaaGCTTGTAATAGGCTTTGGTTTTGGTCCCCAAAACAAAACTTTAAGGTTGTGCCTTGTTTGTCTAAGGTTTTCGCAATAGCTTCCAAAAAGACACGCTTAggtttatatacaaatatattttcattcGTATCATTCTCTTTTCTCTCATTTCTCCATCTCGTTTCTTACTCATTTCTCTAACAGTTTCCCgatttatatacttttacagGATAATTTTAGATGGATAACATAATGCATATGCCACCAGGATTCCGATTTCATCCGACAGAGGAAGAACTCGTCGGTTATTACCTAGATAGGAAGATCAATTCAATGAAGAGTGCTTTAGATGTCATTGTGGAGATTGATCTCTACAAAATGGAGCCGTGGGATATTCAGGGTAAGTAACGTGGATTTTGTATAATGATTATCAGTTATTAATCTTAGCTTTTGCATAGAATGGCAGTACATTgtttacttcatatggtcttTACAAAACCAATAGTATGCGATGGAATTGGCATGCGAAATGAATGAGAAAGCCTACTTTCTTTGACTAGTAAGATTTTATAAACGTCAGTGTgaaaagaatattacaaagaaaaTTAAGGGATGTGGTACAATCATAACTCATAATATCTCATTTGAAATTAAACTTGTTGATTCTTTTGTTGAAAGTGGGAAAGTAGAATCATATCGTTTATCAGCCCAAATACAATTCACCACATCATTTTGCAATCTTCATTTTAATATCCATATGCTAATATTTTGTTGTGTACATTTTTATGACATTAACATTTGGTGTTGCATTGCAGCGAGATGCACACTAGGGTATGAAGAGCAAAATGAGTGGTATTTCTTTAGCCACAAGGACAGGAAGTACCCGACCGGGACTAGGACCAATAGAGCCACGGCCGCTGGGTTCTGGAAGGCCACCGGAAGAGACAAGGCGGTGCTTTCAAAGAACAGTGTCATAGGAATGCGGAAGACACTTGTCTATTACAAAGGTCGAGCTCCTAATGGAAGAAAATCCGATTGGATCATGCACGAATACCGTCTCCAAAACTCTGAGCTTGCCCCGGTTCAGGTACACATTTTAAGACTAATTTATATAGCCACTATTGTCAAACCAATATCTAATCAACTTAACTATCTACCATATGTTACACAATCGAGCTAATAATGTGAAGGCCTAAATGGACTCTTTGTCAATAACCATTCACTTGTGAACTATAGGAGGAAGGCTGGGTCGTTTGTCGAGCATTTAGGAAGCCGATTCCAAACCAGAGGCCATTAGGGTACGAGCCATGGCAGAGCCAGCTCTACCACGTTGATAGTAGTAACAACTACTCATCTTCAGCGACAATGAACACGAGTCATCATATCGGTGCCTCTTCATCGAGCCATAACCTTAACCAAATGAAAATGAGCAATAATCACTACAATGCCAATAACGTATCCTCATCGATGCATCAATATGGTAACATCGAGCTCCCTCAGCTGGACAGCCCCAGCTTGTCGCCGAGTCTAGGGACGAATAAAGATCAGAATGAGGGATTcgagcaagaagaagagaagaacttCAACTGTGTGGACTGGAGAACACTAGATAGCTTGCTTGAGACACAAGTCACACATCCACAAAACCCTAATGCCCTAATGTCTTCGTTCGAGACGCAGTCGTATAATCCGGCGCAGAGCTTCCCTTCCATGCTTCAAAACTATAATCATGAGGTTGAAACAAATATACATGATTCTCTTGGATGTTTCCCTGACtcgtaattaaaagaaaattatatactatactatattgatttgtttttatgatttaattgtTTCATCTGAAGAATAACTTCTATAACTGTCTATTTGTAAAACAAGTTTGGGTTTTATTACGTAGAGATTTCACAAAGGtggaatttttttatctatccCTTGGTTTTTCTTGTCCATATTTATATTGTTACTTGAATATATAAGTCGTCCGTTGATTCTAATAAAATGCGATCATAATTATACGAAAATGCACGCCAAATCTGTCTATGGTGGCCTAGCAGCCAGGAGAACGTGTAAAATGTGCTCATA contains:
- the LOC130506315 gene encoding NAC domain-containing protein 30; this translates as MDNIMHMPPGFRFHPTEEELVGYYLDRKINSMKSALDVIVEIDLYKMEPWDIQARCTLGYEEQNEWYFFSHKDRKYPTGTRTNRATAAGFWKATGRDKAVLSKNSVIGMRKTLVYYKGRAPNGRKSDWIMHEYRLQNSELAPVQEEGWVVCRAFRKPIPNQRPLGYEPWQSQLYHVDSSNNYSSSATMNTSHHIGASSSSHNLNQMKMSNNHYNANNVSSSMHQYGNIELPQLDSPSLSPSLGTNKDQNEGFEQEEEKNFNCVDWRTLDSLLETQVTHPQNPNALMSSFETQSYNPAQSFPSMLQNYNHEVETNIHDSLGCFPDS